One region of Streptomyces rishiriensis genomic DNA includes:
- a CDS encoding GH32 C-terminal domain-containing protein: MSSGRVPRHARVRMTAAAAAVCALSAALLTPQAAAADAPPYSETYRPQFHFTPEKNWMNDPNGLVYYKGEYHLFYQYNPNGSSWGDMSWGHAVSTDLVHWQQLPLALSHDDEEMVFSGSAVVDENNTTGFGTAKNPPMVAIYTSHNKSTGIQSQSLAYSTDRGRTWTKYQGNPVIDIGSRDFRDPKVQWYEPTKSWLMTVSLSAEHKVRFYSSKNLKDWTQLSEFGPAGATGGVWECPDLFPLAVDGDTNDIKWVLVVNINPGGVAGGSAAQYFIGDFDGTKFTAEDNGTYTPPAGTVVQDFEGIGFGSWTATGTAFGPGPTAGTLDGQQTVAGFDGKGLANSFHSGDATTGTLTSPSFTVDSPYLNFKIGGGRHPHQPGKILADFEGGTYGAWTTTGDALGPAPATGTLPGQQQVSGFQGGGLINTFVNGDAGTGTLTSPEFTIDKRYVNFLIGGGNHPAGSANPTALELLVDGQVVRSTTGKDAEALETATWDVSDLAGKKARIRVVDDNTGGWGHINADQIVLSDTQARPGSQETSVNLIVDGQVVRSATGSDSEMLDWTSFNMRPYLGKKAQIQLVDMNTGGWGHILADQFTAADSPALSVLQRAHWADHGKDYYAAVSWENAPGGKRYMIGWMNNWDYAGAIPTSPWRGAQSVPRQMALRTVDGRVRLTSEPVNSVTSLRQPSPATATAGIVTNTSKALAGPAANGKALDIEATFSPGDAERFGLKVRTGTAGEETVIGYDTTTQELYVDRTHSGAVEFNRTFPGIQTAPLKAANGKIKMRILVDWSSVEVFGGDGEAVITDQIFPDPASQGVQVFAENGSVNLNKATVWHLGSTHD; encoded by the coding sequence ATGAGCTCTGGACGTGTACCCCGGCATGCCCGCGTGCGGATGACCGCTGCGGCGGCGGCCGTCTGCGCCCTGTCCGCCGCCCTGCTCACCCCTCAGGCCGCCGCAGCCGACGCCCCGCCGTACTCCGAGACCTATCGTCCCCAGTTCCACTTCACTCCGGAGAAGAACTGGATGAACGACCCCAACGGCCTCGTGTACTACAAAGGCGAATACCACCTCTTCTACCAGTACAACCCCAATGGCAGCTCCTGGGGCGACATGTCCTGGGGACACGCGGTGAGCACGGACCTCGTCCACTGGCAACAGCTGCCGCTCGCCCTGTCGCACGACGACGAGGAGATGGTCTTCTCCGGCAGTGCCGTCGTCGACGAGAACAACACCACCGGTTTCGGCACCGCGAAGAACCCGCCCATGGTGGCGATCTACACCAGTCACAACAAGTCCACCGGCATCCAGTCACAGTCGCTCGCCTACAGCACCGACCGCGGCCGCACCTGGACCAAATACCAGGGCAATCCCGTCATCGACATCGGCTCGAGAGACTTCCGCGACCCCAAGGTCCAGTGGTACGAGCCGACCAAGAGCTGGCTGATGACGGTGTCACTGTCCGCCGAGCACAAGGTGCGGTTCTACTCCTCCAAGAACCTCAAGGACTGGACACAGCTCAGCGAGTTCGGCCCGGCCGGCGCGACGGGTGGCGTCTGGGAGTGCCCCGATCTGTTCCCCCTCGCCGTCGACGGGGACACGAACGACATCAAGTGGGTCCTGGTCGTCAACATCAACCCCGGCGGCGTCGCGGGCGGTTCAGCCGCCCAGTACTTCATCGGAGACTTCGACGGCACCAAGTTCACCGCCGAGGACAACGGCACCTACACCCCGCCCGCCGGGACCGTCGTGCAGGACTTCGAGGGCATCGGTTTCGGTTCGTGGACGGCCACGGGCACCGCGTTCGGCCCGGGACCAACAGCCGGGACGCTCGACGGACAGCAGACCGTCGCCGGCTTCGACGGCAAGGGCCTCGCCAACAGCTTCCACTCCGGGGACGCCACCACCGGCACCCTCACGTCGCCCTCCTTCACCGTCGACAGCCCTTACCTGAACTTCAAGATCGGCGGCGGCCGGCACCCGCACCAGCCCGGGAAGATTCTCGCCGACTTCGAGGGCGGCACCTACGGCGCCTGGACGACGACCGGCGACGCCTTGGGCCCGGCACCGGCCACCGGCACCCTCCCCGGCCAGCAGCAGGTCTCCGGCTTCCAGGGCGGCGGACTGATCAACACCTTCGTGAACGGCGACGCCGGCACCGGCACCCTCACCTCACCCGAGTTCACCATCGACAAGCGATACGTCAACTTCCTCATCGGCGGCGGCAACCACCCCGCCGGCTCCGCCAACCCCACCGCCCTCGAACTCCTCGTCGACGGCCAGGTCGTCCGCAGCACCACCGGGAAGGACGCCGAGGCTCTCGAGACGGCCACCTGGGACGTCAGCGACCTCGCCGGCAAAAAGGCGCGGATCAGGGTGGTCGACGACAACACGGGCGGCTGGGGCCACATCAACGCCGACCAGATCGTGCTGTCCGACACCCAGGCCCGGCCCGGCTCCCAGGAGACGTCCGTCAATCTGATCGTCGACGGCCAGGTCGTCCGCAGCGCGACCGGCTCCGACAGCGAGATGCTGGACTGGACCTCCTTCAACATGCGCCCCTACCTCGGCAAGAAGGCACAGATCCAGCTCGTCGACATGAACACCGGCGGCTGGGGCCACATCCTCGCCGACCAGTTCACCGCAGCCGACTCTCCCGCCCTCTCCGTCCTGCAGCGCGCCCACTGGGCCGACCACGGCAAGGACTACTACGCCGCCGTCTCCTGGGAGAACGCCCCCGGCGGCAAGCGGTACATGATCGGCTGGATGAACAACTGGGACTACGCCGGCGCCATCCCCACCTCCCCCTGGCGCGGAGCACAGAGCGTCCCCCGCCAGATGGCGCTGCGCACCGTCGACGGCCGCGTCCGGTTGACCAGCGAGCCGGTCAACAGCGTGACGTCCCTGCGTCAGCCCTCCCCGGCGACCGCGACCGCCGGCATCGTGACGAACACGTCGAAGGCACTGGCCGGTCCCGCCGCCAACGGCAAGGCGCTCGACATCGAGGCCACCTTCTCCCCCGGGGACGCCGAACGCTTCGGGCTCAAAGTACGCACCGGCACGGCAGGCGAGGAGACCGTCATCGGCTACGACACCACGACCCAGGAGCTGTACGTCGACCGTACCCACTCCGGCGCCGTGGAATTCAACCGCACCTTCCCCGGTATCCAGACCGCGCCTCTGAAGGCGGCGAACGGCAAGATCAAAATGCGAATCCTCGTCGACTGGTCGTCCGTCGAGGTCTTCGGCGGCGACGGCGAAGCGGTGATCACCGACCAGATCTTCCCCGACCCCGCCAGCCAGGGAGTCCAAGTCTTCGCCGAGAACGGCTCGGTGAACCTGAACAAGGCCACCGTCTGGCACCTCGGCTCCACCCACGACTGA
- a CDS encoding carbohydrate kinase family protein, translating to MSPRQITVLGECVADAFTEPASASNELALRVLPGGGPANTAVALARLGTRARFLARLSGDVFGRLFRAHLEASGVDLSDAVAATEPSTLAVAELDAHGQAAFSFHAQNTADWQWTPHELAGVDLSGTSCLHTGSLALVREPGAAAVEDFLAGASAEATISIDPNVRPLLVHPDVYRARLHHWCSLADILRLSEDDLHLLLPGAGPEEACDLWHAAGARLVVITRGADGALASLDGERVAVPAVATRVVDTVGAGDSFTAGLLHHLGARGLLGGRLAALRVEEVAEAGRFAARVAALTCSVVGPNPPWHDQLAQLATADHV from the coding sequence ATGAGCCCGCGCCAGATCACCGTTCTGGGAGAGTGCGTCGCCGACGCCTTCACTGAGCCCGCAAGCGCCTCGAACGAACTCGCTCTGCGGGTGCTGCCGGGCGGCGGACCCGCGAACACGGCGGTGGCTCTGGCCCGCCTCGGTACCCGGGCCCGCTTCCTCGCGCGTCTGTCCGGCGATGTGTTCGGCCGCCTGTTCCGCGCCCACCTCGAGGCCTCGGGCGTCGACCTCTCGGATGCCGTCGCGGCAACCGAGCCCAGCACGCTGGCCGTGGCCGAACTGGACGCCCACGGGCAGGCCGCGTTCTCCTTCCACGCACAGAACACTGCCGACTGGCAGTGGACTCCGCACGAACTGGCGGGAGTTGATCTGTCCGGCACATCCTGCCTGCACACCGGCTCACTGGCCCTGGTCAGGGAGCCCGGCGCGGCTGCGGTGGAGGACTTTCTGGCAGGGGCCTCGGCCGAGGCCACCATCAGTATCGATCCCAATGTCCGGCCCCTGCTGGTGCACCCGGACGTCTACCGAGCCCGGCTGCACCACTGGTGCTCCCTCGCCGACATCCTGCGTCTCAGCGAGGACGACCTGCACCTTCTCCTGCCGGGCGCCGGCCCGGAGGAGGCGTGCGACCTGTGGCATGCGGCCGGGGCGCGGCTGGTCGTGATCACGCGCGGTGCCGATGGCGCTTTGGCCTCGCTCGACGGCGAGCGCGTGGCGGTGCCCGCGGTGGCGACGCGGGTCGTCGACACGGTGGGGGCGGGGGACTCCTTCACCGCCGGACTGCTGCACCACCTCGGTGCCCGCGGACTTCTCGGCGGCCGGCTCGCCGCGCTGCGTGTGGAAGAGGTCGCGGAAGCCGGCCGGTTCGCCGCCCGGGTAGCCGCTCTGACCTGCTCGGTCGTCGGCCCGAATCCGCCGTGGCACGACCAGTTGGCACAGCTCGCGACAGCCGATCACGTCTGA
- a CDS encoding putative quinol monooxygenase → MKKTLLAEFTAREGTQDEVARLIGDYARKVREEEGNLTFDVYTRAANPLAYWIFEVYRDEDAFQAHLKAPYGPPFNTALTPLIEEDASVLTFLNPTA, encoded by the coding sequence GTGAAGAAAACCCTCCTTGCAGAGTTCACCGCCCGCGAAGGAACACAGGACGAGGTCGCCCGCCTGATCGGGGACTACGCCCGCAAGGTCCGCGAGGAAGAAGGCAACCTCACCTTCGACGTCTACACCAGGGCAGCCAACCCACTCGCCTACTGGATCTTCGAGGTCTACCGCGACGAGGACGCCTTCCAGGCACACCTGAAAGCCCCCTACGGCCCCCCGTTCAACACCGCACTCACCCCGCTCATCGAGGAGGACGCCTCCGTCCTGACCTTCCTGAATCCCACGGCGTGA
- a CDS encoding sugar ABC transporter substrate-binding protein, with translation MSRTTRLSSSLLRAAAITGVAALTLTACGSGSGSDSASSGSGSGDVKVGLITKTDTNPFFVKMKEGAEKAAKSEGVKLMTAAGKFDGDNAGQVTAIENMVAAGVKGILITPSDSKAIVPAIEKAKAKGVLVIALDTPTEPESAVDALFATDNLKAGQLIGEYAKAAMAGKSAKIAALDLAPGVSVGVQRHNGFLKGFGATDKDVVCAQDTGGDQAKGQTAMENCLQKEPDINVVYTINEPAALGAYTALKAKGREKDVLIVSVDGGCTGTQAVKDGKIAATSQQYPLKMAAEGVKAVVTYAKDGKKASGYTDTGVTLITDKAQTGVDSKDTAFGLENCWG, from the coding sequence ATGTCTCGCACCACGCGCCTGTCCTCCTCGCTCCTCAGAGCCGCTGCCATCACCGGCGTCGCGGCCCTGACCCTGACGGCCTGCGGCTCCGGCTCCGGCTCGGACTCCGCGAGTTCCGGATCGGGCTCGGGCGACGTCAAGGTCGGTCTGATCACCAAGACGGACACCAACCCGTTCTTCGTGAAGATGAAGGAGGGCGCGGAGAAGGCCGCGAAGTCCGAGGGCGTCAAGCTGATGACCGCGGCCGGCAAGTTCGACGGCGACAACGCCGGGCAGGTCACCGCGATCGAGAACATGGTCGCCGCCGGGGTCAAGGGCATCCTGATCACCCCGAGCGATTCCAAGGCCATCGTCCCCGCGATCGAAAAGGCCAAGGCCAAGGGCGTGCTGGTCATCGCGCTGGACACACCGACCGAGCCGGAGAGCGCGGTCGACGCCCTCTTCGCCACCGACAACCTCAAGGCCGGGCAGCTGATCGGCGAGTACGCCAAGGCGGCCATGGCGGGCAAGAGCGCGAAGATAGCCGCCCTCGACCTCGCGCCGGGCGTCTCCGTCGGCGTCCAGCGGCACAACGGTTTCCTCAAGGGCTTCGGCGCCACCGACAAGGACGTGGTCTGCGCCCAGGACACCGGCGGTGACCAGGCCAAGGGCCAGACGGCGATGGAGAACTGCCTCCAGAAGGAGCCGGACATCAACGTCGTCTACACCATCAACGAGCCGGCCGCCCTCGGCGCGTACACCGCGCTGAAGGCCAAGGGCCGGGAGAAGGACGTCCTGATCGTCTCCGTCGACGGCGGCTGCACCGGCACCCAGGCGGTCAAGGACGGCAAGATCGCCGCGACCTCACAGCAGTACCCGCTGAAGATGGCCGCCGAGGGCGTCAAGGCCGTGGTGACGTACGCCAAGGACGGCAAGAAGGCGTCCGGTTACACCGACACCGGCGTCACCCTGATCACCGACAAGGCGCAGACCGGGGTCGACTCCAAGGACACCGCCTTCGGCCTCGAGAACTGCTGGGGCTGA
- a CDS encoding ABC transporter permease, translating to MTATSTPPSTSTPYAELKGPTTARRLLTQPTTGPLAALLLACVFFSFSTDQFLTGGNFSLIVQQVMVVGTLAIGQTLIILTAGIDLSCGAVMAFGSIVIAKMAAEGSLPPLLAIALGLVVCGGFGLLNGLLVQKIPLPPFIVTLGMLNVAFALTHIYSEEQTVTNLPAPLTALGETFPLGHTDITYGSLVTIALFLLLAYALSGTGWGRHVYALGNSQEAARLNGIRTSRLTIGIYTVAGLLYGVAALLLISRTGVGDPQAGQTDNLDSITAVVLGGTSLFGGRGSVLGTFIGVLIVGVFRNGLQLMGVASIYQTLITGVLVILAVTVDQLSRKKAR from the coding sequence ATGACTGCCACGTCCACGCCACCCTCCACCTCGACGCCGTACGCCGAGCTCAAGGGACCGACCACGGCCCGCAGACTGCTCACGCAACCGACCACCGGCCCACTGGCAGCCTTGCTGCTGGCCTGCGTCTTCTTCTCGTTCTCGACCGACCAGTTCCTCACCGGCGGGAACTTCTCGCTGATCGTGCAGCAGGTCATGGTGGTCGGCACCCTCGCCATCGGACAGACCCTGATCATCCTCACCGCCGGCATCGACCTGTCGTGCGGTGCCGTGATGGCGTTCGGCAGCATCGTGATCGCGAAGATGGCGGCCGAGGGTTCCCTGCCCCCTCTGCTCGCGATCGCGCTGGGCCTGGTGGTGTGCGGCGGCTTCGGGCTGCTGAACGGACTGCTCGTGCAGAAGATCCCGCTGCCCCCGTTCATCGTCACCCTCGGCATGCTCAACGTGGCGTTCGCGCTGACCCACATCTACTCCGAGGAGCAGACGGTCACCAACCTGCCTGCGCCGCTGACCGCCCTCGGGGAGACCTTCCCGCTCGGCCACACGGACATCACCTACGGCTCCCTGGTCACCATCGCCCTGTTCCTCCTGCTGGCCTACGCCTTGAGCGGCACCGGCTGGGGTCGGCACGTGTACGCGCTGGGCAACAGCCAGGAGGCCGCCCGGCTGAACGGCATCCGCACCTCCCGGCTCACCATCGGCATCTACACCGTGGCGGGTCTGCTGTACGGCGTCGCGGCCCTGCTGCTCATCTCGCGCACCGGGGTCGGCGACCCGCAGGCCGGCCAGACCGACAACCTCGACAGCATCACCGCCGTTGTCCTCGGCGGGACCAGTCTGTTCGGCGGCCGGGGCTCGGTCCTCGGTACGTTCATCGGTGTGCTCATCGTCGGTGTCTTCCGCAACGGGCTGCAGTTGATGGGCGTGGCCTCCATCTACCAGACCCTGATCACCGGTGTGCTGGTGATCCTCGCGGTGACCGTCGACCAGCTCTCACGGAAGAAGGCCCGATGA